The Mesorhizobium sp. B1-1-8 genome contains a region encoding:
- the hisC gene encoding histidinol-phosphate transaminase, whose translation MKQDQARPTPRAGIMDIEAYVPGKSTAPAGVTKVYKLSSNENPLGPSPKAIEAARDVAARLDVYPDGSARRLREAIAEVHGLNPANIICSNGSDEILGLLAQTYLAPGDEAVFTEHAFMVYKIYIQAAGATPVAVKETDERADIDAILAAVTPRTKIVFLANPNNPTGTYVPFQEVRRLHAGLPRNVLLVLDAAYAEYVRRNDYEAGIELAGSSENVVMTRTFSKLGLGGARIGWMYGPAHIVDAINRVRGPFNVNATAIEAGIAAIRDRAHVERSVAHNEKWLAWVSGELTRLGLRVTPSVGNFVLIHFPDDKKHSAAAADDYLSQRGYILRRVSGYGFPNALRMSIGIEEANRGVVDALTNFLKS comes from the coding sequence ATGAAGCAGGATCAAGCACGTCCGACGCCCCGCGCGGGCATTATGGACATCGAGGCCTACGTGCCCGGCAAGAGCACGGCGCCGGCCGGCGTGACGAAGGTCTACAAGCTGTCGTCGAACGAGAATCCGCTCGGGCCCTCGCCCAAGGCGATCGAGGCAGCACGAGACGTGGCCGCCAGGCTCGACGTCTATCCTGACGGCAGCGCCAGGCGGCTGCGCGAGGCGATCGCCGAGGTGCATGGGCTCAACCCGGCAAACATCATCTGCTCCAACGGTTCCGACGAGATCCTGGGGCTGCTGGCGCAGACTTACCTTGCGCCCGGCGACGAGGCCGTGTTCACCGAGCACGCCTTCATGGTCTACAAGATCTACATCCAGGCGGCGGGCGCCACGCCGGTGGCGGTCAAGGAAACCGACGAGCGCGCCGACATCGACGCGATCCTCGCCGCGGTGACGCCGCGCACAAAAATCGTGTTCCTTGCCAATCCCAACAATCCGACCGGCACCTACGTGCCCTTCCAGGAGGTGCGCCGGCTGCATGCCGGGCTGCCGAGGAATGTGCTCCTGGTGCTCGACGCGGCCTACGCCGAATATGTGCGGCGCAACGACTACGAAGCCGGCATCGAGCTGGCGGGCTCGTCCGAGAATGTCGTCATGACCCGCACCTTCTCCAAGCTCGGCCTCGGCGGCGCGCGGATCGGCTGGATGTATGGGCCGGCGCATATCGTCGATGCGATCAATCGCGTACGCGGCCCCTTCAACGTCAATGCCACCGCGATCGAGGCCGGCATCGCGGCGATCCGCGACCGCGCCCATGTCGAGCGCAGCGTGGCGCATAACGAGAAATGGCTGGCCTGGGTCAGCGGGGAGTTGACGAGGCTCGGGTTGCGGGTGACGCCCAGCGTCGGCAATTTCGTGCTGATCCACTTTCCCGACGACAAGAAGCATTCGGCAGCCGCCGCTGACGATTATCTCAGCCAGCGCGGCTATATCCTGCGCCGCGTTTCCGGCTACGGCTTCCCCAACGCGCTGCGCATGAGCATCGGCATCGAAGAGGCCAATCGCGGCGTCGTCGATGCGCTGACGAATTTCCTGAAAAGCTAG
- a CDS encoding prephenate/arogenate dehydrogenase family protein has translation MTSPMFEKIALVGIGLIGSSLARVIRRERLAGHVAIATRSKSTLKRAEELDLGDSYTTDAGEAVRDADLIIVSVPVGSSGEVAKEIAPALKKGAILTDVGSTKASVIAQIEPHVPEGVHFIPGHPLAGTEKSGPDAGFADLFDNRWCIFTPLPGTDPAALKKLSEFWRRCGSNIDTMDPQHHDMTLAIVSHLPHIIAYNIVGTADDLESVTKTEVIKYSASGFRDFTRLAASDPTMWRDVCLHNKDAILEMLARFSEDLASLQRAIRWGDGEKLFDLFTRTRAVRRSIIEAGQDIDAPDFGRQAVEHPVSKT, from the coding sequence ATGACATCACCGATGTTCGAAAAGATCGCGCTGGTCGGCATCGGCCTGATCGGCTCGTCGCTCGCCCGGGTCATCCGCCGCGAGAGGCTGGCCGGCCATGTAGCGATCGCCACGCGCAGCAAATCGACGCTTAAGCGCGCCGAGGAACTCGACCTCGGCGATTCTTATACGACCGACGCCGGCGAAGCGGTCCGCGATGCGGATCTGATCATCGTCTCGGTGCCGGTCGGATCGTCCGGTGAGGTGGCGAAGGAAATCGCGCCGGCGCTGAAGAAGGGCGCCATTCTCACCGACGTCGGTTCGACCAAGGCTTCGGTGATCGCGCAGATTGAGCCGCATGTGCCCGAGGGCGTGCATTTCATTCCCGGCCATCCGCTCGCCGGCACGGAAAAATCCGGACCGGATGCCGGGTTCGCCGATCTCTTCGACAACCGCTGGTGCATCTTCACGCCGCTTCCCGGCACCGACCCGGCAGCACTGAAGAAGCTGTCGGAATTCTGGCGGCGCTGCGGCTCCAACATCGACACGATGGACCCGCAGCATCACGACATGACCTTGGCCATCGTCTCGCACCTGCCTCACATCATCGCCTACAATATTGTCGGCACCGCCGACGATCTGGAATCGGTAACCAAAACGGAAGTCATCAAATATTCCGCTTCCGGCTTTCGCGACTTCACCCGCCTGGCCGCTTCCGATCCGACCATGTGGCGGGATGTGTGCCTGCACAACAAGGACGCCATCCTGGAGATGCTGGCGCGCTTCTCGGAGGACCTTGCCTCGCTGCAGCGGGCGATCCGCTGGGGCGACGGCGAAAAGCTGTTCGATCTCTTCACCCGCACGCGCGCCGTCCGCCGCTCGATCATCGAGGCCGGCCAGGACATCGATGCGCCGGACTTCGGCCGGCAGGCCGTCGAGCATCCGGTTTCCAAGACCTAG